In Neovison vison isolate M4711 chromosome 11, ASM_NN_V1, whole genome shotgun sequence, one genomic interval encodes:
- the C11H8orf48 gene encoding uncharacterized protein C8orf48 homolog produces the protein MGDLSDGTFTDEVQSSSSFSSSGGQQPWSHTSGSTSGSGKTTARLEYRDRQSELSDCPNNEKKFTRKWINHLKGKETNSGQRPWDTKLQTETTRVSDEELNALRSFCDIKINLIHHRANSKEKKGSRRKRLQLRLDAEVSEKEDLNCTVPDELLNRIYLKNLRTTPKQVATAKQHISSWCPHCNRKRAELAQSAFLGQKKTLLESLLLQEKIDKHLYTKDFLTRIGDAHQEGFPRLSDDPRIIWKRLNEKSRIRYDGFERSDREEMRQNEKSACHSPFLCRLTKPPTLSKQEMVFTNDNV, from the coding sequence ATGGGAGACCTTTCTGATGGGACCTTTACTGATGAGGTCCAGAGTTCCAGTTCTTTCAGCTCCTCCGGAGGACAGCAGCCCTGGTCCCATACCTCTGGGAGCACATCTGGGAGTGGAAAGACCACTGCACGCTTGGAGTATCGAGACAGACAATCTGAGCTTTCAGACTGcccaaataatgaaaagaaattcaCTAGAAAATGGATCAACCATCTCAAGGGCAAAGAAACGAACTCTGGACAGCGCCCGTGGGACACTAAACTTCAAACAGAAACCACTCGGGTATCTGATGAAGAACTGAATGCCCTGCGGTCTTTTTGTGACATTAAAATCAACCTGATCCATCACAGAGCAAACTCCAAGGAGAAAAAGGGCAGCAGACGTAAAAGGCTACAGCTTAGATTGGATGCAGAGGTTTCAGAGAAAGAGGACTTAAACTGTACCGTTCCTGATGAACTTTTGAACAGAATCTACCTAAAAAACCTGAGGACAACACCAAAACAGGTGGCGACAGCTAAGCAACACATTTCTTCTTGGTGTCCCCACTGCAACAGAAAAAGAGCAGAACTGGCTCAATCTGCCTTTCTGGGACAGAAGAAGACTTTGCTAGAGTCCCTTCTACTCCAAGAGAAGATAGACAAACATCTTTATACCAAAGACTTTCTTACCCGCATTGGAGATGCACATCAGGAGGGTTTTCCCAGGCTTTCAGATGACCCCAGAATAATCTGGAAAAGACTGAATGAGAAAAGTCGGATCAGATACGATGGTTTTGAAAGGTCAGATAGAGAGGAGATGCGGCAGAATGAAAAAAGCGCTTGTCACTCACCCTTTCTCTGCCGCTTGACCAAGCCACCTACTCTATCCAAACAGGAGATGGTGTTTACCAATGATAATGTGTAA